The following proteins come from a genomic window of Gimesia chilikensis:
- a CDS encoding 3'-5' exonuclease, producing MHQLPDAVSASAHFLVIDLEATCCNQKTVPRHEMEIIEIGAVMVARESLQTVSEFQTFIQPVRHPRLTPFCTELTSITQNHVSTAVRFPQALDALINWSREYEPFLFCSWGDYDKSQFQQDCRYHGREYPFGKEHLNLKKQFSLTQGYPRKFGMTRALKLTGLPLEGTHHRGIDDARNMVRMLPWIVGDLKVADAANS from the coding sequence ATGCATCAACTGCCTGACGCCGTGAGTGCGTCTGCTCATTTCCTGGTCATCGATCTGGAAGCGACCTGTTGCAATCAGAAAACGGTGCCTCGCCACGAGATGGAAATTATCGAAATCGGGGCCGTGATGGTGGCCCGAGAATCGCTCCAGACCGTCTCCGAATTCCAGACCTTTATTCAACCGGTCCGGCATCCCCGGCTCACTCCCTTCTGTACCGAACTGACCTCGATCACTCAGAACCATGTCTCTACCGCCGTCCGTTTCCCTCAAGCTCTGGACGCGCTGATCAACTGGAGCAGGGAGTACGAACCGTTCCTGTTCTGCTCGTGGGGCGACTATGACAAATCACAGTTTCAGCAGGACTGCCGATACCACGGTCGAGAGTATCCTTTTGGGAAAGAGCATCTCAATCTGAAAAAGCAGTTCTCCCTGACCCAGGGTTATCCGCGAAAATTCGGAATGACGCGCGCCCTGAAGCTGACGGGCCTGCCCCTGGAAGGAACCCATCATCGCGGAATCGACGATGCCCGTAACATGGTCCGCATGCTGCCCTGGATTGTGGGGGATCTTAAAGTCGCTGACGCAGCGAATTCCTGA